From Verrucomicrobia bacterium S94, the proteins below share one genomic window:
- the rph gene encoding ribonuclease PH yields the protein MKKEINLSGGIDLDAVVETSGKRIDGRAADELRTVKFTKNFITSAKGSVLIEMGNTRVICTASVDENVPGWMRFQKVPGGWVTAEYSMLPGATQDRTQRESAKGKIGGRTMEIQRLIGRSLRAVVDLKKLGRRQIYLDCDVIQADGGTRTASITGAYVALKLAVQRLMKDGLLKEDPVTEGLAAISCGIHKEQPILDLCYLEDSAAEVDANFVMTESGKIIEIQGTAEETPFSKDELLQMMALAEKGIGELTALQKAVLN from the coding sequence ATGAAAAAAGAAATCAATTTAAGCGGGGGCATCGATCTCGATGCTGTAGTGGAAACTTCGGGGAAACGGATTGATGGGCGTGCAGCTGATGAGCTTCGTACTGTGAAGTTTACGAAGAATTTTATTACATCGGCCAAGGGGTCGGTGCTGATTGAAATGGGAAATACGCGTGTGATCTGCACGGCGAGCGTTGATGAGAATGTACCGGGCTGGATGCGGTTTCAGAAAGTGCCGGGTGGCTGGGTGACGGCGGAGTACAGCATGCTGCCGGGGGCCACGCAGGATCGAACGCAGCGTGAATCCGCCAAAGGGAAAATCGGCGGGCGCACCATGGAAATCCAGCGTCTGATCGGCCGCTCATTGCGGGCGGTTGTGGATCTTAAAAAACTGGGTCGCCGGCAGATTTATCTTGATTGCGATGTTATTCAGGCCGATGGCGGAACGCGCACGGCATCGATCACCGGAGCCTATGTGGCGCTCAAGCTGGCGGTTCAGCGCCTGATGAAAGACGGGTTGCTTAAAGAAGACCCGGTTACTGAGGGGCTTGCGGCGATCAGTTGCGGTATTCACAAAGAACAGCCGATTCTTGATCTGTGCTATCTCGAAGACTCTGCCGCCGAGGTGGATGCCAACTTTGTGATGACGGAGTCCGGAAAAATTATTGAAATTCAGGGCACGGCCGAGGAGACGCCGTTCAGCAAAGATGAGCTGCTGCAGATGATGGCGCTTGCGGAAAAGGGGATCGGTGAACTGACCGCTCTGCAGAAAGCGGTGCTGAACTGA